In the genome of Flavobacteriaceae bacterium YJPT1-3, the window AAACCGGTCAGCACCGGAAGCCATAGGGATTTCAAAATATTCATGCAATTCAGTTTAAGGTAAAAATTCTTCTAAGGGTATTCTTTGGTCCAGTCGCGGACCTTTCTCAGTTTCTTTTAATGTAATGATCGGGTTGTGGGCATCGTGCTCTAACCAGAGATAAAAATTTTCTTGCGCCGCTCGATTTAAAAATTTTTGTTTCTCATCCAGAGTAAGCAGAGGCCGGGTGTCGTATCCCATTACGTAGGGCAGTGGAATATGACCCGCTGTGGGCAACAGGTCGGCCATAAAGGCTATTTTCTTATTCTGATACTCCAGAACGGGGATCATCTGTTTGTCGGTATGCCCATTCGCAAAAAAGATGCCGAATCCTAACGGACTTTCCGTTGCGTAATCACCATCGGGCAGGTCAACAAATTTCAATTGGCCGCTGGCCTCGATGGGCAGGATATTTTCTTTCAGGAAGGAAGCCTTCTCCCGCGCATTGGGTTGCGTAGCCCATTCCCAGTGATCTTTGTTGCTCCAGTAGTTCGCTTTCGCGAAAGCGCACTCATAGCCGGTACGATCTGCATTCCATTGGACCGCCCCACCCACATGGTCAAAATGCAAATGGGTCAGGAACACATCGGTAATATCGTCCGGATGAAAACCGTGTTTCTCAAGGGAGTCTTTAAGATCGTAGGGTCCCCAGGGGGAGTAGTAGCCAAAAAATTTGTCCGATTGCTTGTTTCCCATGCCGGTATCGATCAGAATGAGCTGGTCACCCTCTTCGATCAACAAGCAACGAGCAGCGATATCGATCTGATTATTTTCATCAGCCGGGTTGGTGCGTGACCATAAGGTCTTGGGCACCACGCCAAACATGGCGCCGCCGTCTAACTTAAAATTTCCTGCTTCAATGGGATATAGGGTCATGGATTAAAAAACTGGGGCGTAAAATAGCAAAATCGCGAGGTTTGTCGGTTGCCGTTAGCTAGTTTTTAACACCTTCGGCCGGGCTGGTTTGAGCGGTAATTTTTCCTAAAAGGTATGGGAAGTCTGTACGAAAGGTTATAATTTAACGCCAAAACAAGCACATGGTAGAATTAGCCGGTATAATCATCCTGGGAATTTTAGCGCAATGGGTCGCCTGGAAATTTAAAATTCCGGCCATTCTTCCCCTCATACTGATAGGCCTACTCGTTGGACCGTTAAGCACGCTTTTCACGGAAGATGGAGCCAAATTATTGGAACCGCGTTACGATGGAGAAGTCGGGATTTTCCCGGGAGATCGATTGTTCAATTTTGTTTCTCTGGCCATTGGAGTCATCCTTTTTGAAGGTGGACTTACCCTGCGTCGTAGCGAGGTCTTGACCATTGGTCCGGTCATTCTAAAGTTGATCACCCTGGCTGTTGTGGTGACCTTTTTTGGCGCCGGCTTGGCGGCTCATTATTTGTTTGGATTGAGTTGGAGTATTTCCTTTCTTTTTTCTGCTTTGATCATCGTAACCGGACCCACTGTGATCACGCCTATCCTAAGGAACATTCCTTTAAAGAAAGACGTCTCAGCCATCCTAAAATGGGAGGGCATACTGATCGATCCCATCGGTGCTTTGGTGGCGGTCTTGGTTTTTGAGTTTATCAGTGCAGGCCGTGGAGGTGAATTCACTCGAACCGCACTGGAAGAATTCGGGAAGATCGTCTTGTTCGGATTTACCTTTGGTTTCACCTTCGCTCACGCTCTGGCATTTGCGATCAAGAAAAATGTAATCCCCCACTACCTGCTCAACGTGTTTACGCTGGCAACGGTGCTAGCCGTATTTGTTCTGGCGGATATTTTCGCTCACGAGAGCGGACTTTTGGCCGTAGTGGTGATGGGAATGGTGTTGGGGAATATCAATCTACCCAATCTAAAAGAATTACTCTATTTCAAAGAGTCGCTCAGCGTGCTTTTGATATCCATCTTATTCATTTTGTTGGCCGCCAACATCAATATGGAAGACCTGTATCTCATCTATGTCTGGGAAGCGGCTGGGTTATTTGCCATTGTGGTTTTTGTGGTGCGGCCCATAGGCGTTTTTTTAAGCTCCATGGGATCAGGACTTAAAATCAATGAAAAACTATTCATCAGTTGGGTTGGACCACGTGGTATCGTGGCCGCGGGTATCGCCTCGCTTTTTGGAATTAAATTAGCACAAGAAGGCGTGCCGGGGGCCGAGTACATAACGCCCTTAGTATTTATGATCGTGCTGGGTACGGTCTTGTTGAACGCCACAACGGCTCGTTTCTTCGCCAAGCTTGTGGGCGTATTCTTAACCCAAAGCGAGGGAATTCTGATCATAGGCGCTTCCAAAGTGAATCGTTTGATCGCCTCCTACCTCAAAAAGAACGGCCGCCATGTGGTCCTGGTAGACAACAACCGCAACAACATTGAAAAAGCGAGACAACTGGGGATCGATGCCATCGAAGGCAGCGTCTATTCAGACGATCTCACCGATAATATTGAATTGAGTGACGTGGGTTACCTGATGGCCATGACCGGCAACAGTGACATTAATAATTATGCGATCAATCGTTTTAAAGCGCAGTTTGGAGAACATGGTTCCTATCGCCTGATCACTCCGGAAGAAATGAATAATCCGGAGAAAAACCCGGAAGAGGGCTTATTCTCTCACACCGATGATTTCATCAAACTTGCTGAAGTTGCCCGAAGCTACCCCGGCTTACAAGAAATAGACGTGAATTCACGGGAAGAATTCAACGGATTGATCGAGATCACCAAAACAGATCCGGATGTGATACCGCTCTTTTTCAAAACCAAAGACGGCACCCTAGAGATCCTGTCCTCGTTCAGTCAGGATATTGAGCAAGAGGTCTTTGAAGGCTGCAAATTGGTCTATCTGGGCAAACCCATCGATGTAGAGACCAACATGGTGGACGAAGACGAAGAGGAACTGGAAGAGCTGGAGACTGACAATAATCACGAAGAGTAGTCTAAGCTACCTAATCGTTTAATTTGAGCACGGCCATGAATGCCTCTTGCGGAATTTCTACATTCCCTACCTGGCGCATCCGTTTTTTTCCTTTTTTCTGCTTTTCCAGGAGTTTACGCTTTCGCGAAATATCCCCTCCATAACACTTAGCGGTTACATCCTTACGAAGTGCCTTAACGGTCTCTCTGGCGATGATCTTAGCGCCGATAGCGGCTTGAATAGGAATGTCAAACTGCTGTCGTGGGATCAGTTCTTTCAGCTTCTCACACATTTTCTTACCCACATCGTAGGCATTGTCTACGTGCAATAAGGCGGATAGCGCATCTACGGTATTCCCGTTGAGTAGCACATCCACTTTAACCAATTTAGACTCGCGCATCCCGATGGGGGAATAGTCGAAAGAAGCATAACCCCGAGATACAGTCTTCAATCGGTCGTAAAAGTCAAAAACGATTTCTGCCAGCGGCATATCAAAGGTCAGCTCTACCCGCTCCGTAGTCAGGTAGGTCTGATTGGTTATTTCTCCCCGTTTCTCGATGCACAAGGACATGACATTCCCCACAAAATCCGATTTGGTAATGATGGAGGCCTTGATGTAGGGCTCTTCCACGCGGTTTAATACAGAGGGTTCCGGAAGATCGGATGGGTTGTTGACCAGGACGATCTCGTCCGGCTCTTTGTTGGTATAGGCGTGGTAAGACACGTTAGGAACCGTGGTGATGACCGTCATGTCGAATTCCCGTTCCAGACGCTCCTGTATGATCTCCAGATGCAACATGCCCAGGAACCCACAACGGAAACCAAAGCCTAAAGCTGCAGAACTTTCCGGCACGAACACCAGGGAGGCATCATTCAACTGAAGCTTTTCCATGGAAGTCCGCAATTCTTCGTAGTCTTCCGTATCGACCGGATAAATACCGGCGAATACCATGGGCTTGACATCTTCAAAACCTTCAATGGCCTTTTTGGTCGGGTCCTGACTATCCGTAAGGGTGTCGCCCACTTTTACTTCACGGGCATCTTTGATACCGGTGATGAGGTAGCCCACATCTCCGGTCTTTATTTCTTTCTTCGGACTTTGTTTAAGATTCAGGGTACCTACTTCGTCGGCAAAATAAGATTTACCGGTAGCCATGAATTTGATCTTCTGTCCTTTTGTAATGGTTCCGTCAATCACACGGAAATAAGTTTCAACGCCTCGGAAGGGATTATACACCGAGTCGAAGATCAAGGCTTGTAATGGAGCATCCTCCTCACCCTGAGGGGCAGGAACTCGCTCGATAATAGCCGTAAGGATCTCTTCAATGCCCAGTCCGGTTTTCGCGGAAGCGGGAATCACTTCCTCCGGGTCACATCCTAAAAGATCGACAATATCATCAGTCACTTCCTCCGGATTGGCGCTGGGAAGATCGACTTTATTTAATACCGGTATGATTTCCAGATCATTTTCTAAGGCCAGATAGAGGTTGGAGATGGTTTGAGCCTGAATGCTTTGTGCTGCATCCACCACGAGTAAGGCGCCTTCGCAGGCGGCGATGGAGCGAGACACTTCGTAAGAGAAATCAACGTGTCCGGGCGTATCGATGAGGTTGAGCACATAATCAGTACCCTGGTGATTATAGTTCATCTGGATGGCGTGCGATTTGATCGTGATGCCGCGTTCCCGTTCCAGATCCATATTATCTAATAGTTGATCCTGCTTTTCGCGATCGGTGATCGAACCGGTGAACTCCAGTAGGCGGTCTGCCAGGGTACTTTTACCGTGATCGATATGAGCAATAATGCAAAAATTTCGAATGTTCTTCATGTTCTTTTCATAGCTGCGGAAATGGATCCGCCAGAGATTGCAAATATAACGCTTGCCGGTACGATATCCGCAAAGCGGGAAAGGGAACTCGCACTTTAGAAAGCAATTGGCTAAAATTTGCTTGAAAACTCCCGTTAAAGGCTAACAAACTGTAATTTTGTGTTCGATGCAACCAAGCCTGTCCCATTTCCTACTCCTGCTGTTGTTTCCTTGTGCCTTATGGGCTCAAGAGATCACCTTGTCCGGTTCCGTGCAAAGCACTGACGGCGAGCCCATCGCCTATGCCAATGTCCTCTTGTTACGTGCACAAGACTCAGTATTGGTGCAAGGGAATTTTAGTGAAGAGAACGGGCGTTTTCGAATGGATAAGCTCGATGCCGGATCCTATCTGATACAGGCCAGTTACGTGGGCTATCTTCTCGGGTATAGTGATGTGTTTACCCTTGCTGACCAGGACTATTCAATTCCTCCAGTGCTGTTAAAAGAGGACCGCGCGCTTTTGGAAGAGGTTTTAATCACATCACGAAAACCCACCGTAGAGCGGAAAGCAGACCGTTTGGTCTTCAATGTGGAGAACAGCATTGTTTCTTCAGGGAGCAGCTGGGAGATTCTTAAAAGAACGCCCGGAGTTATAGTCAACCAAGGGCAATTGCAGGTGCGCGGTCAAGGGGTGACCATTTACATTAATGATAGACGGGTACAGCTTTCCCAACAGGAGTTGACCACTTTACTCGAGAATTATTCCGGTAGCAACGTCCAATCTATAGAAGTTATCACCAATCCGCCGGCCCGCTATGAAGCAGAGGGAGGACCGATCCTAAATATCATCACCAGCCGTAATCTGGCCATCGGCTATAAGGGAAATTTGGAGGCCAAATCGACCTATGCGGTATTTCCTAAATATCAGTTGGGAACGTCCCATTATTTCAAAACGAATACCCTGAATCTCTACGCCAGTTATAGTTTCAATTCCGGCAAGTTCAACAAGGAGGACAACAGCAACATCAACTTTATACGTAGTAACCGTGTTTTTTCTCGCTGGGAAACAGATTTTCGACGTATTACCCAGACCGATGCTCATAATGCCAATTTGATCCTGGACTATGCCTGGAATGATCGCAACACCCTCAGCCTGACCAGTACAGCCACCTTCGTACCCGGAGAGACCTATGATAATACCAGCTTTACTGAAATAAGAAGCGCAGCCAATGTGCTCGATTCAACCTTTAGAACACGTAGCGATCTAAATAATGACACCCGTAATTTGGCTGCAGATCTGCAATACGTGCACAAATTCAAAAAAGAGGGAGCGCAATTAAGTCTAGGGGGGCACTATACCGATTATACCTTTGACCGACTTCAGAACGCCAGAACTCGCTATCGAAATGCGGATGGAGCTTTGCTGCAGCAAATACAGTTCAGTACCGATGCCCGTCAAGCTATCGAAATCTATACCGGTCAGTTGGACCTCGTTCTGCCTTTCGGAAGTACAACCATAGAGGCAGGGGCTAAGGCTTCATTCATTGATTCACGCAGCAAGATTGATTTCTTTGATGTAGAAAATCCAAATTCGGCGCTGGAAGCGGCTAATTCTGATGACTTCTTATACGATGAAGAGGTCTATGCCGGCTATGTGAGCTTTGCCGGCGATTGGGACAAATGGTCTGTAAAGACCGGAGTACGGGCAGAGCAGACAGAATCGGTTGGGAACTCTCTGGTACTAAATGAGGTCAACGCCTTAGATTATTTGGAGTGGTTTCCTACGGCTTATGTGCAGTATCAGGCTCATGAAAATCACAGTTTTGCCATCGACTACGGTCGTCGTATTGACCGGCCACGCTACCAAGACCTAAATCCTTTTGCCTATTTTTTGAATGAGAATAATTTTGATATTGGAAACCCTGGCCTACAACCCGCATTCAGCCACAATTTCAATTTCAACTATACGCTGAATGGCAGTTACTTTTTTGATCTGTACTATCGGGACAATGGCCGCTACATATCCCGTCTGCCTTTTCAGGACAACAACAACTTGACGCTTCGAACGGTCAAACAAAACGTTTTGGAAAGCACCTCCTACGGCCTTGATTTTTCCCACGGAAGGTATGTTACCAGTGGCTGGTACTCGTATGTGTATGCGTCTCTGTTTCATGAAGATGAGACCTTTATAGCAGTAGAAAGCGGTGGCGCGCCCTTTACTAATGAAATCGACGCTGTTTTCGCCCAGTGGTACAATGCACTAAGTTTTAAGAGCCTCCCCAATTTTTCAGCGGAATTTACGCTGACTTACATCAGTCAATTCTTAAGCGGTTCCTATGTTCATGAATCAACCACCAATGTCACGGTTGGTTTACGTCAGACACTTTGGAACGAACGTGCCGTCCTGACGCTGGCGAGTGAAGATCTCTTGGGCCAGGCCAACGGTCGATTGACCTCAAACTACCTCAATCAGGATAATTCGTTTATCGCTATTCCTGAGACTCAATTTATCCGTTTTGGCTTTCAGTATAACTTCGGGAACTTCCGTTTGAGCGACAACCAGAGAGCCATTGAACGGCAGGAGCGGGAGCGGCTTCAATCGCAGTAGGTCAAGCAGTAGGTCAAGAGGCTTCTTCCAGGCTTAATTCCATTCAATTTCAAAGAATTACCCTAATTTTGCAGCCTATGGCAAAAATTGGAGATATTGATGTCGGGGAATTCCCTCTGCTATTAGCCCCCATGGAAGACGTGAGCGATCCGCCTTTCCGCGCCTTGTGTAAAGAACAGGGAGCCGATGTGGTGTACACCGAATTCATCTCTTCAGAAGGCTTGATTCGCGACGCCGCTAAAAGCGTCATGAAGCTGGACATTTATGAAAAAGAGCGCCCCGTAGGGATTCAAATCTTTGGCGCCAATCTCGACTCTATGCTGAAAAGTGTAGAAATCGTTGAGGCCTCCGGCCCGGATATTATTGATATTAACTTTGGTTGTCCGGTGAAGAAGGTGGTGAGTAAGGGTGCCGGTGCCGGGATTTTAAAAGACATCGACCTTATGGTCAAATTGACCGAAGCCATGGTCAAGCATACCCACTTGCCGGTCACGGTCAAGACCCGTTTAGGCTGGGATCACGACTCCATCAAAATTGTAGAAGTGGCTGAACGGCTTCAGGATGTCGGCTGTAAAGCCATTGCGATTCATGGGCGTACCCGGGCCCAAATGTACAAGGGAGACGCCGACTGGGGCCCCATTGCTGAGGTCAAGAACAACCCTAGAATGCATATTCCGGTTTTTGGGAATGGGGACGTTAATAGTCCGGAGCGGGCTGTGGAAATGCGCGATCAATACGGTTTGGACGGAGCGATGATTGGCCGTGCCAGCATTGGCTACCCCTGGTTTTTCAATGAGGTGAAGCATTACTTCAAGACCGGAGAACACGCCAGTCCGCCTACGCTTGAAGAGCGGGTGAAGGTAGCCAAAAGGCACCTGGAGATGTCCATTGCCTGGAAAGGCGAGAAGCTCGGTATTTACGAAACCCGACGTCACTACACCAATTACTTCAAAGGCATTCCTCACTTTAAGGAATACCGAACTAAAATGGTGACCAGCGAAGATATAGAGGCCCTTTACAGCACTTTTGACGAAGTATTGGAGCAGTTTGCGGGCTTTGAGTTTGCCTGAGTTAGGCGATCATACTTTTGGTCACACGAGTCGACGCTAAGCGAGCGGCCAATAATCCCAATAAACTAATAGTGATAAAGACAGTAATGAAGTTTATAGCCTCCAACCTGACCGGATAAGGCAAGGTTGAGGTGATCATGACCAAACCCAATTGGCGTTGTGCGAGTACAATCAAAAAACCGATGAAGAGTCCGACAAAGCCTCCTATAATCGTCATTAGGCTTCCCTGAATAAAGAAAATACGCCGAATATCTTTTAATGTTGCCCCCAGGCTATAAAGCGTTTTGATGTTCTTTTGCTTATCTAAAATGATCATGATGACACTGCCCACAAGGTTGAATAAGGCAATGATCAGCACCAGCGTAAAAATGAAGTAGACCGCTAAATTCTCCGCATTCAACATCTTATACAGCGCGTCATTCAGCTGCACTCGACTCTTGATGTTCACCTCAGGACCTAATAGTGCGGCCAGCTCTTCTTGTACCGTTTCAGCTTCAGTTTCAGGCCTCAGCTTGATCTCTATGGCACTGATCTGACCCCGCTCCAACGATAATAATTCCTGAGCAAACTCCAGCGAGGAGACTACGTACTTACCGTCCAATTCTTCATTGACCTGATAAATTCCTGATACTACTGCACCACTACTGCTGAAGGCCTGAGACGGATCAGTGATCTGGCCTGTTCCCGGTTTAGGGACCATGATCTGTAGCAAATTCGTATAGACATTGGGACTGAGCGTAAGCAGGCGGGAAATCTCAGAACCAATGACCACCGTAGGACTGTCCGGACGCAGATAAGTTCCGTAAAAAATGGTGCTGTCGATGGGATTAACGTCAGTGTACCGTTGATCGACCCCTTTGATGTAGGCGATGTGATTTTTTCCTCGAAACTCCAGGAAGGCCCGTTCTTCTACCACTTCAGAAAATGCAACGACTTCTGGATGTTGTTCAATTTGTTTCGCTTTCGCGAAAGCGTTCTCCAGATACTTTCCCTGGGCAGGAAGGACTTTCAGATCGGGGTCAAAAATGGAGGAGAATGACAAGCTGAATTCCCGCAGACCCGAAAAGCCGGAGAGCACGACAAAGAGTGCGGCCGCCCCTACAACGATACTGATGGCAGAGATCAGTGTAATTAGATTAATGGCGTTGTTACTCGTTTTAGAAACGAGATAGCGTTGAGCCATATAGAGCGGAAATTTCAAGCTTAAGATTTTTTACGGCGATCCAAAAGATCCGGGTTTTCGAGAGGGTTTTGGCCTTCCTTTAAAGAACGCTCGATCTTATCGATGTACTCTAAAGAGTCATCTACGTGATAATGCAGCTCGGGCATGCGTCGCAATTGATTTTTCGTACGCTGCGCAATTTCGTGTTTGATGGAAGCACTGACTTTTTGGATTTCCTGAAGCACAGGCTGAGCCTTATCATTAGGAAAAACGCTCAAATACGCTTGCCCCTGAGAGAGATCGGTAGTGACGGTCACCTTGGTGACGGAGATGATAATTCCGGTTACTCCTCCTTCTTTCAATGCTTTCAGAAGCACATCAGCCAGATCCCTTTGTATGACTCCGGCTACTTTTTTCTGTCTGTTTGTTTCCATGGGACAAAGATACCACTTTAGCCCCTGCATTAGGAAGCGCTCAGAGGAAGTGGTATTTTTGAAAAAAGTCAAATGAAGTATGAATAAGATCGAACATATTGGGATTGCTGTCGAAAATTTGGAAGACGCTAATGCGTTGTATACACAATTGCTGGGAGCGGAACCTTATAAAGAAGAAGAGGTGGCTTCAGAGCGGGTTAGGACTTCTTTTTTTCGCTCTGGACCCAATAAAATCGAATTG includes:
- a CDS encoding MBL fold metallo-hydrolase → MTLYPIEAGNFKLDGGAMFGVVPKTLWSRTNPADENNQIDIAARCLLIEEGDQLILIDTGMGNKQSDKFFGYYSPWGPYDLKDSLEKHGFHPDDITDVFLTHLHFDHVGGAVQWNADRTGYECAFAKANYWSNKDHWEWATQPNAREKASFLKENILPIEASGQLKFVDLPDGDYATESPLGFGIFFANGHTDKQMIPVLEYQNKKIAFMADLLPTAGHIPLPYVMGYDTRPLLTLDEKQKFLNRAAQENFYLWLEHDAHNPIITLKETEKGPRLDQRIPLEEFLP
- a CDS encoding sodium:proton antiporter; this encodes MVELAGIIILGILAQWVAWKFKIPAILPLILIGLLVGPLSTLFTEDGAKLLEPRYDGEVGIFPGDRLFNFVSLAIGVILFEGGLTLRRSEVLTIGPVILKLITLAVVVTFFGAGLAAHYLFGLSWSISFLFSALIIVTGPTVITPILRNIPLKKDVSAILKWEGILIDPIGALVAVLVFEFISAGRGGEFTRTALEEFGKIVLFGFTFGFTFAHALAFAIKKNVIPHYLLNVFTLATVLAVFVLADIFAHESGLLAVVVMGMVLGNINLPNLKELLYFKESLSVLLISILFILLAANINMEDLYLIYVWEAAGLFAIVVFVVRPIGVFLSSMGSGLKINEKLFISWVGPRGIVAAGIASLFGIKLAQEGVPGAEYITPLVFMIVLGTVLLNATTARFFAKLVGVFLTQSEGILIIGASKVNRLIASYLKKNGRHVVLVDNNRNNIEKARQLGIDAIEGSVYSDDLTDNIELSDVGYLMAMTGNSDINNYAINRFKAQFGEHGSYRLITPEEMNNPEKNPEEGLFSHTDDFIKLAEVARSYPGLQEIDVNSREEFNGLIEITKTDPDVIPLFFKTKDGTLEILSSFSQDIEQEVFEGCKLVYLGKPIDVETNMVDEDEEELEELETDNNHEE
- the lepA gene encoding translation elongation factor 4; the encoded protein is MKNIRNFCIIAHIDHGKSTLADRLLEFTGSITDREKQDQLLDNMDLERERGITIKSHAIQMNYNHQGTDYVLNLIDTPGHVDFSYEVSRSIAACEGALLVVDAAQSIQAQTISNLYLALENDLEIIPVLNKVDLPSANPEEVTDDIVDLLGCDPEEVIPASAKTGLGIEEILTAIIERVPAPQGEEDAPLQALIFDSVYNPFRGVETYFRVIDGTITKGQKIKFMATGKSYFADEVGTLNLKQSPKKEIKTGDVGYLITGIKDAREVKVGDTLTDSQDPTKKAIEGFEDVKPMVFAGIYPVDTEDYEELRTSMEKLQLNDASLVFVPESSAALGFGFRCGFLGMLHLEIIQERLEREFDMTVITTVPNVSYHAYTNKEPDEIVLVNNPSDLPEPSVLNRVEEPYIKASIITKSDFVGNVMSLCIEKRGEITNQTYLTTERVELTFDMPLAEIVFDFYDRLKTVSRGYASFDYSPIGMRESKLVKVDVLLNGNTVDALSALLHVDNAYDVGKKMCEKLKELIPRQQFDIPIQAAIGAKIIARETVKALRKDVTAKCYGGDISRKRKLLEKQKKGKKRMRQVGNVEIPQEAFMAVLKLND
- a CDS encoding TonB-dependent receptor — encoded protein: MQPSLSHFLLLLLFPCALWAQEITLSGSVQSTDGEPIAYANVLLLRAQDSVLVQGNFSEENGRFRMDKLDAGSYLIQASYVGYLLGYSDVFTLADQDYSIPPVLLKEDRALLEEVLITSRKPTVERKADRLVFNVENSIVSSGSSWEILKRTPGVIVNQGQLQVRGQGVTIYINDRRVQLSQQELTTLLENYSGSNVQSIEVITNPPARYEAEGGPILNIITSRNLAIGYKGNLEAKSTYAVFPKYQLGTSHYFKTNTLNLYASYSFNSGKFNKEDNSNINFIRSNRVFSRWETDFRRITQTDAHNANLILDYAWNDRNTLSLTSTATFVPGETYDNTSFTEIRSAANVLDSTFRTRSDLNNDTRNLAADLQYVHKFKKEGAQLSLGGHYTDYTFDRLQNARTRYRNADGALLQQIQFSTDARQAIEIYTGQLDLVLPFGSTTIEAGAKASFIDSRSKIDFFDVENPNSALEAANSDDFLYDEEVYAGYVSFAGDWDKWSVKTGVRAEQTESVGNSLVLNEVNALDYLEWFPTAYVQYQAHENHSFAIDYGRRIDRPRYQDLNPFAYFLNENNFDIGNPGLQPAFSHNFNFNYTLNGSYFFDLYYRDNGRYISRLPFQDNNNLTLRTVKQNVLESTSYGLDFSHGRYVTSGWYSYVYASLFHEDETFIAVESGGAPFTNEIDAVFAQWYNALSFKSLPNFSAEFTLTYISQFLSGSYVHESTTNVTVGLRQTLWNERAVLTLASEDLLGQANGRLTSNYLNQDNSFIAIPETQFIRFGFQYNFGNFRLSDNQRAIERQERERLQSQ
- the dusB gene encoding tRNA dihydrouridine synthase DusB, whose protein sequence is MAKIGDIDVGEFPLLLAPMEDVSDPPFRALCKEQGADVVYTEFISSEGLIRDAAKSVMKLDIYEKERPVGIQIFGANLDSMLKSVEIVEASGPDIIDINFGCPVKKVVSKGAGAGILKDIDLMVKLTEAMVKHTHLPVTVKTRLGWDHDSIKIVEVAERLQDVGCKAIAIHGRTRAQMYKGDADWGPIAEVKNNPRMHIPVFGNGDVNSPERAVEMRDQYGLDGAMIGRASIGYPWFFNEVKHYFKTGEHASPPTLEERVKVAKRHLEMSIAWKGEKLGIYETRRHYTNYFKGIPHFKEYRTKMVTSEDIEALYSTFDEVLEQFAGFEFA
- a CDS encoding ABC transporter permease, with product MKFPLYMAQRYLVSKTSNNAINLITLISAISIVVGAAALFVVLSGFSGLREFSLSFSSIFDPDLKVLPAQGKYLENAFAKAKQIEQHPEVVAFSEVVEERAFLEFRGKNHIAYIKGVDQRYTDVNPIDSTIFYGTYLRPDSPTVVIGSEISRLLTLSPNVYTNLLQIMVPKPGTGQITDPSQAFSSSGAVVSGIYQVNEELDGKYVVSSLEFAQELLSLERGQISAIEIKLRPETEAETVQEELAALLGPEVNIKSRVQLNDALYKMLNAENLAVYFIFTLVLIIALFNLVGSVIMIILDKQKNIKTLYSLGATLKDIRRIFFIQGSLMTIIGGFVGLFIGFLIVLAQRQLGLVMITSTLPYPVRLEAINFITVFITISLLGLLAARLASTRVTKSMIA
- the rbfA gene encoding 30S ribosome-binding factor RbfA, which translates into the protein METNRQKKVAGVIQRDLADVLLKALKEGGVTGIIISVTKVTVTTDLSQGQAYLSVFPNDKAQPVLQEIQKVSASIKHEIAQRTKNQLRRMPELHYHVDDSLEYIDKIERSLKEGQNPLENPDLLDRRKKS